In one window of Scyliorhinus canicula chromosome 17, sScyCan1.1, whole genome shotgun sequence DNA:
- the nkrf gene encoding NF-kappa-B-repressing factor produces the protein MAAGVESQAGPKRQLAEAVDQYRGLSESDKHWWIRRQFIVRHVQEYPGNRTEQLLALSMVWTNHIFLGCRYSPDLLEKVFRMAEGIDVGDIGSCELVPGSATNKRSNSDNGENPTAKRKPPLFRPRFRFEPVAFVSSSTKAEDEVKKKPNESDKPRRWADLDEDNSNCLIKTEEKAMKTESPPNSKMNKSSKTSNGPLVPASSQNSSPFDYDSLYKTLFSDRGEEAKGGNCINGISCLSTYMSKIQQNYSAKYEAYHSNPSDLYPTMRGPDFSKIPVANKQGYKGLGFTQTKRSKSRKSSKKNASKSIFPEPLTNKASPADGFSPSAIKSRQTFFNMLQIAVSRKLSSIGGFSNQLNHSDVLSSCIQTCKTNPQYFYVSLKEIPPADVPKNKKVLTDGYACELRCQGVYLATGYAGSKIGARDRASEQALKLFLKDVMVEVVKRKCKSSCIDDLILCEKNAPRNDIPPALKKPDEKMSSKETKDRDAVNKGNETTKQSNRQSKELKKKHWMDFVILETAKNAVCILNNSAQFNRMTVDYKFQMTPTQVWQCRVFIEDHFIAEAYGTKKLVKHTAAEKALSILRETQPVVKSSKPGNTDAAISRSAILGRSAEEALKQKISEDNIGNQLLRKMGWKGGGLGKEGEGIAEPIMVKEQFKREGLGSETSKSGSKLNKRDIEDLIKNYAHSDKQEELTFSKELTNDERMQIHQMSAKYGLKSKSYGKGKERYLVVSRKVRVDDIMNQLAQEGQVCRFELVVPGSSN, from the exons atggcggccggcgtggAGTCGCAGGCCGGCCCGAAGCGGCAGCTGGCCGAGGCGGTGGATCAGTACCGCGGCCTCTCGGAGAGTGACAAACATTGGTGGATCCGCAGGCAGTTCATCGTCCGCCATGTCCAGGAATACCCGGGTAACAGGACGGAGCAGCTGCTTGCCCTCTCCATGGTCTGGACCAACCATATCTTTCTGGGCTGCag ATACAGCCCAGATCTTTTAGAAAAGGTCTTTCGAATGGCAGAAggtattgatgttggtgacatcggATCATGCGAGTTAGTACCCGGCAGCGCAACGAATAAAAGATCCAATTCTGACAACG GTGAAAATCCAACAGCAAAGCGGAAACCTCCTTTATTCCGCCCTAGATTTCGCTTTGAGCCAGTTGCGTTTGTTAGTAGCAGCACCAAGGCGGAGGATGAAGTGAAGAAAAAGCCAAATGAATCAGACAAGCCACGAAGGTGGGCAGATTTAGATGAAGATAATTCAAATTGTTTGATTAAAACCGAGGAGAAAGCGATGAAAACAGAATCTCCTCCCAACTCTAAAATGAACAAATCTAGCAAAACTTCAAATGGCCCGCTGGTTCCTGCCTCTTCTCAGAATTCTAGCCCATTTGATTATGACTCCTTATACAAAACCCTCTTCAGCGATAGAGGAGAGGAAGCCAAAGGTGGAAACTGCATTAATGGGATAAGCTGTCTAAGCACTTACATGTCTAAAATACAGCAGAATTATTCTGCGAAGTATGAGGCTTATCATTCCAATCCGTCAGATCTTTATCCAACAATGAGGGGACCGGATTTTTCGAAGATCCCAGTTGCCAATAAACAGGGCTACAAGGGCCTGGGTTTCACACAGACCAAACGGTCGAAGAGTAGAAAATCTTCCAAGAAAAATGCAAGTAAGTCAATATTTCCGGAACCATTGACAAACAAGGCATCTCCAGCTGATGGGTTTTCTCCATCTGCAATAAAGAGCCGACAAACGTTCTTTAATATGCTCCAGATAGCTGTGTCAAGAAAACTTAGTTCTATTGGAGGCTTCAGTAACCAGCTGAACCACAGTGATGTCCTAAGCAGCTGCATTCAGACATGTAAAACAAACCCTCAGTATTTCTACGTATCGCTGAAGGAGATCCCTCCAGCTGATGTACCAAAAAACAAGAAAGTCTTGACAGATGGCTATGCCTGTGAGTTGAGGTGTCAGGGGGTTTACTTGGCTACAGGTTACGCTGGCAGCAAAATTGGAGCTCGCGATAGGGCCTCAGAGCAAGCCTTAAAGTTGTTCCTTAAAGATGTGATGGTTGAGGTTGTGAAGCGCAAGTGTAAAAGCAGTTGTATTGATGACTTAATATTGTGTGAAAAAAACGCCCCTCGAAATGACATTCCACCTGCCCTCAAAAAACCAGATGAGAAAATGTCAAGCAAAGAAACTAAAGACAGAGATGCAGTCAATAAAGGAAATGAAACAACCAAACAGAGCAATCGACAGTCAAAGGAACTTAAAAAGAAGCACTGGATGGATTTTGTCATTTTGGAGACTGCAAAAAATGCCGTCTGCATTCTGAACAATTCTGCTCAATTCAACAGAATGACTGTGGATTACAAGTTTCAGATGACACCCACTCAGGTCTGGCAGTGCCGTGTTTTTATTGAAGACCATTTTATTGCTGAGGCTTATGGAACAAAAAAGTTGGTGAAGCACACCGCGGCAGAAAAAGCTTTGAGTATACTGAGGGAAACGCAACCAGTTGTAAAATCAAGCAAGCCCGGGAACACCGATGCAGCCATCTCTCGAAGTGCAATTCTTGGACGATCAGCAGAAGAAGCTCTTAAACAAAAGATCTCCGAGGACAACATTGGCAATCAGCTTTTACGAAAAATGGGTTGGAAGGGGGGTGGTTTAGGGAAAGAGGGTGAGGGTATTGCAGAGCCAATCATGGTAAAAGAACAGTTCAAGAGGGAGGGTCTGGGTTCGGAGACGAGCAAGAGTGGTTCTAAATTAAATAAGCGCGATATAGAAGATCTTATCAAAAACTATGCCCACTCAGACAAGCAGGAAGAGCTGACCTTTTCCAAAGAGCTGACCAACGACGAGCGAATGCAAATCCATCAGATGTCTGCAAAGTATGGCCTCAAGAGTAAATCCTATGGAAAAGGAAAGGAGCGCTATTTGGTTGTGAGCAGAAAAGTCCGTGTAGATGATATTATGAACCAGCTTGCACAGGAAGGACAGGTTTGCCGATTTGAATTGGTCGTGCCAGGTTCTTCAAATTGA